One Osmerus eperlanus chromosome 23, fOsmEpe2.1, whole genome shotgun sequence DNA segment encodes these proteins:
- the mad2l1 gene encoding mitotic spindle assembly checkpoint protein MAD2A, whose product MTSTLKGITLKGSAELVAEFFSFGINSILYQRGIYPPETFSRVTQYDMSLQLTTDTNLNNYLTKVVAQLKEWLFDCTVQKLVLVITCLETNEVLERWQFDIECDKTVKQSSAPREKSIKVIQDEIRSVIRQVTATVTFLPLLETACAFDLLVYTDKDLEVPEKWEESGPQIIDQSEEVRLRSFTTSIHKVSSMVAYKRTDSA is encoded by the exons ATGACGAGTACACTAAAGGGAATTACACTAAAGGGGAGCGCTGAGCTTGTGGCCGAGTTTTTTT CATTCGGAATCAACAGTATTTTGTACCAGCGTGGCATCTATCCCCCGGAGACGTTCAGTCGAGTCACCCAGTATGACATGAGCCTGCAACTCACCACGGACACCAACCTAAATAACTACCTGACTAAAGTAGTAGCTCAGCTCAAAG AGTGGCTCTTTGACTGCACCGTACAGAAGCTGGTGTTGGTGATCACCTGTCTGGAGACCAACGAAGTGCTGGAGAGATGGCAGTTTGACATTGAGTGTGACAAGACGGTCAAACAAAGCAG CGCCCCCAGGGAGAAGTCTATTAAGGTGATCCAGGATGAGATCCGCTCGGTCATCCGACAGGTCACCGCCACGGTCACCTTCCTGCCTCTGCTGGAGACGGCAT GTGCTTTCGACCTGCTTGTGTACACCGACAAGGACCTGGAGGTGCCCGAGAAGTGGGAGGAGTCGGGTCCGCAAATCATCGACCAATCGGAGGAGGTGCGCTTGCGCTCcttcaccacctccatccacaaagtcagcagcatgGTGGCCTACAAGAGGACCGACTCAGCCTAG